CTCTCTGGCTGCCCGCGTCCCCGCAGGCCACCGACAATGCCTGGTCCAGGTCCCAGAGAATGTCCTCCAGGTCCTCAAGGCCCACGGAAATCCGGATCAGGTCCTCGGGTACTCCTGCACTGCGAAGCTGCTCCGGCGAGAGCTGTTGGTGCGTGGTGGACCCGGGATGGATCACCAACGTGCGGGAATCGCCCACGTTCGCCAGATGCGAGGCCAGCTGGAGCGCCTCAATGAACGCCTGCCCCGCGGCACGGCCGCCCCGGACGCCGAAGCTGAACACCGATCCGGGTCCCTTGGGCAGATACTTCCGGGCCCGCGCGTAATGCGGATGTGAGGGCAGCCCTGCGTAACTGACCCCGGACACCCGGGGATCCGCCTCCAGCCATTCGGCCACCGCCTGGGCGTTGCGCAGGTGCTCATCCAGCCGCTGCGCCAGCGTCTCCACTCCCTGCAGGAGGGCAAAAGCCGAGGTGGCGCTGAGGGAGGGGCCGATGTCCCTCAGCTGTTCGGAGCGCAGTTTGGTCAGGAACCCGTATTCGCCGAAATTCCCCCACCAGGAAATGTTTCCGTAGCTGGGCACCGGCTCCGTCATGGCCGGAAATTTACCGTTGCCCCAGTTAAACCGGCCGCTCTCCACGACGACGCCGCCCAGGGTGGTGCCGTGTCCGCCCAGGAACTTGGTGGCGGAATGGATGACGATGTCCGCGCCGTGGGTGAAGGGCTGCACCAGATAGGGGGTGCTGAGAGTGGCGTCGAGGATCAGCGGCACCCCGGCGTCGTGCGCCACCCGGGCCAGGGCCTCGATGTCCGTTACTTCGCCGCTGGGATTGGCCACCACCTCGGCGTAGACGGCCTTGGTGTTTTCCTGTACGGCCGCGGCATAGTCAGCCGGGTCGGTGCCGGCCACGAAAGTGGTGTCAATCCCGAACCGGCGCAGGGTCACGTCCAGCTGGGTGAAGGTGCCGCCGTACAGCTGGGCCGACGCCACGATGTGGTCCCCGGCGGAGCAGAGCGCGGCGAAGGTGATGAATTCCGCGGACATGCCCGACGCCGTCGCCACCGCCCCGATCCCGCCCTCCAGCGATGCGATGCGCTCCTCGAAGGCAGCCACCGTGGGGTTGCCGATCCGCGAGTAGATGCTGCCGTACTTCTGCAGCGAGAACAGATTGGCGGCGTCGTCCGTGTCCTTGAAGACAAACGAGGTCGACTGGTAGATGGGAACGGCGCGCGCACCGTGCAGGGCATCGGGGGTCCCGCCGGCGTGCAGGGCGCGCGTGCGGAATCCGAATTGGTGTTCACTCATAAGCTGAGTGCTCCTTCCTTGGGAGTGGAGAGGGCTGGAAACGGGGGAACCGTTGAAAACTTGGTGAGTGCAGGCAAACAATGGGGAGCAGGCGGGTGCCGGCTGGGCGCACGGATCTGCCGGCGGACCGAAGCGAGGGTGGCGGGCGATGGACGAGTACGTAATCGTGATTGAAACCGGCTACCGGCGTGCCGCTGCCACCCACACGATCGCTTTCACTAAGGCGATGTCCCAGGCCGAGGCCACCCAGCTGCTGCTGGAACTGATGGACGGCGGACACGAGGACCTGCTGGTTCCCCGCCCCGGGACCATGGTCCTGGAAGTCTCGCCCACGGAATTCCTGCGGGTCCAGGAGGAAATGGGCGGTTCCGTGGTGATGGACCGGATCACGCTGACCAGGAAGCATTAGGCCGTCCCTTCGCGCCGAGCCGCACAAATTGCCCTGATCGGCGCGATGCACGGCTCGTTCTGGAGGCTGCTGGTGTCGCCCAGCGGTGCGCCCTCAAACAGCTCGGCCAGCAGGCGGCGCAGGATCTTTCCGGAGCGCGTCTTGGGCACATCGGGAACCACAACGACGGCGGCGGGCCGGGCTATCGGTCCGATCTCCCCGGTCACGTGTGCCCGCAGCACGGCGCCGGCGCGTGCGGCCTCCGCTGTCTCCGTGAGCACCACGAAGGCAACGACTGCGTGCCCGGTGCGGGAATCGGTAACCGGGCAGACGCCGGCTTCGACCACCCAGGGGTGGGACACCAGGGCAGATTCGATTTCGATGGTGGAGAGCCGGTGCCCGGAAACATTCAGCACGTCGTCCACCCGCCCCAGGATCCAGGTGTCGCCGTCGGGGTCGGAGCGGGCGCCGTCGCCCGCCAGGAACCATCCCTGCCGTGCGTACTGCCGCCAGTAGGAATCGAGATAGCGCTGCGGGTCTCCCCATACCGTGCGGGCCATGCCGGGGCCGGGCCGGTCCACGACAATGAGGCCCTGGGTATTCGGCGGGACCGGGGACCCGTCGCCGTCCACTACCCGGGTGCCGACTCCGGGCATGGGGCGCGAGGCGCAGCCGGGTTTAAACGTGCGGTCGGTGGGCCGCGGGGTGAGGATGGCGGCACCCGTTTCGGACTGCCACCAGGTATCCAGCATCGGAACCTCGCTCCGGCCGAACTGCTCCCGGAACCAGCGCCAGGCCTCCGGGTTCACCGCTTCGCCGACGGTGCCGAGCAGGCGGATCGAGGAGAGGTCATAGCGCGGCGGGACGCCGTCGGGAAACCACCCCATCAGGGAACGCACCAGGGTGGGGGCCGTGTAGTAGCTGGTGACCCCGTAGCGTTCGATGATTTCAAGGTGCCGGCCCGGGTGCGGGGTGTCCGGGGTGCCTTCGAAGATCACCTGGGTGGCGCCGTTGGCGAGGGGTCCGTAGATCTCATAGGTGTGCGCCGTGACCCACGCCAGGTCCGCGGTGCACCAGTGCACGTCGGCTGACCGCTGGGCGGGGTCCGGATGGCTGAAGAGGTAGTCGTAGCTCTGTGCTGCCTGGGTCAGGTAGCCGCCGGTGGTGTGGACCAGGCCCTTCGGCCGGCCGGTGGTGCCGGAGGTGTACATGATGAACAGCGGCGACTCGGCGTCGAACGTGCCGGCTTCATGGACGTCCGACGCCGTGTCCACGCTCTCGTGCCACCACACATCGCGGCCGTGCACCCAGCGAACCGGAGATCCGGTCCGCCGGATCACCAGGACGTGCTCAACGGAGTCGGCATCGGCGACGGCTGCATCCGCATTGTCCTTCACTGGTACGGCTCT
This genomic stretch from Arthrobacter sp. zg-Y1110 harbors:
- the acs gene encoding acetate--CoA ligase produces the protein MGLISVLAAAGTSPDPVTETERIAFWESAARRLQWDEPWHTAHSFQRPQRLSGTEVPEAEAEYTVPSIEWFAGGRLNAAVNCVDRHVAAGHGSRVALHFEGEPGDRRSVTYAELLQQVCRAANALQALGVGAGDRVVIYLPVLVETIVITLACARIGAVHSLVFGGFSAEALKFRVRDTGAKLLVTTDGQYRRGRAVPVKDNADAAVADADSVEHVLVIRRTGSPVRWVHGRDVWWHESVDTASDVHEAGTFDAESPLFIMYTSGTTGRPKGLVHTTGGYLTQAAQSYDYLFSHPDPAQRSADVHWCTADLAWVTAHTYEIYGPLANGATQVIFEGTPDTPHPGRHLEIIERYGVTSYYTAPTLVRSLMGWFPDGVPPRYDLSSIRLLGTVGEAVNPEAWRWFREQFGRSEVPMLDTWWQSETGAAILTPRPTDRTFKPGCASRPMPGVGTRVVDGDGSPVPPNTQGLIVVDRPGPGMARTVWGDPQRYLDSYWRQYARQGWFLAGDGARSDPDGDTWILGRVDDVLNVSGHRLSTIEIESALVSHPWVVEAGVCPVTDSRTGHAVVAFVVLTETAEAARAGAVLRAHVTGEIGPIARPAAVVVVPDVPKTRSGKILRRLLAELFEGAPLGDTSSLQNEPCIAPIRAICAARREGTA
- a CDS encoding O-acetylhomoserine aminocarboxypropyltransferase/cysteine synthase family protein produces the protein MSEHQFGFRTRALHAGGTPDALHGARAVPIYQSTSFVFKDTDDAANLFSLQKYGSIYSRIGNPTVAAFEERIASLEGGIGAVATASGMSAEFITFAALCSAGDHIVASAQLYGGTFTQLDVTLRRFGIDTTFVAGTDPADYAAAVQENTKAVYAEVVANPSGEVTDIEALARVAHDAGVPLILDATLSTPYLVQPFTHGADIVIHSATKFLGGHGTTLGGVVVESGRFNWGNGKFPAMTEPVPSYGNISWWGNFGEYGFLTKLRSEQLRDIGPSLSATSAFALLQGVETLAQRLDEHLRNAQAVAEWLEADPRVSGVSYAGLPSHPHYARARKYLPKGPGSVFSFGVRGGRAAGQAFIEALQLASHLANVGDSRTLVIHPGSTTHQQLSPEQLRSAGVPEDLIRISVGLEDLEDILWDLDQALSVACGDAGSQRVSAAVPVLEEAAHVR